One Novosphingobium sp. 9U genomic window, ATCGGTTGGAGAAGATCGCGTCGCGGCTGGAGCTCGTCGCCGGGTACATCATCGCCTACCTCAACCTCGATCGCATCATCGAGATCATCCGCACCGAGGATGAGCCCAAGCCGGTGATGATGGCCGAGTTCGAGCTGACCGACCGCCAGGCCGAAGCCATCCTCAACATGCGGCTGCGCTCCTTGCGCAAGCTGGAAGAGATGGAGCTGCGGCGTGAGCATGAGGACCTGCTGAAGGAGCAGGACGAACTCAACAAACTGCTGGAAAGCCCCGCTCGCCAGCGCACCCGGATCAAGCGCGACCTGGCCGCGCTGCGCAAGGACTACGCCGAGGACACCCCGCTCGGCCGGCGCCGCACGACGATCGCGCAGGCGACGCCGACGGTCGCCTTCAGCATGGACGCGATGATCGAGAAGGAGCCGGTGACGGTGGTGCTCTCGCAGCGCGGTTGGGTGCGCGCCGCAAAGGGCCACGTCCCGCTCGACAGCGACTTCAAGTACAAGGAGGGTGACGGCCCCGCCTTCGCGCTCCACGCGCAGACCACCGACAAGCTGTTGATCGCTTTGGATAATGGCAGGTTCTATACACTCGGCGCCGACAAGCTGCCTGGCGCAAGGGGCTTCGGCGAGCCGATCCGCACGATGCTCGACATCGATGCCGAGGCGCATGTGGTGGCGGTGATCGTGCACCGGCCCAAGACGCAGTTGCTGCTGGCTGCCAATACCGGGCGGGGCTTTGCGGCCGAGACGGACGAGATCCTGGCCGAGACCCGCAAGGGCCGCGGCGTGATGAGCACGAAGCCGGGCGTGCGCCTCGCGGTGGTGCGCGAGATCCCGCCCGAGCACGACCACCTCGCGGTGGTGGGCGAGAACCGCAAGCTGCTGGTGTTCAGCCTGGAGGAGCTGCCGGTGCTGGCGAAGGGCCAGGGCGTCACCTTGCAGCGCTACCGCGACGGTGGGCTGTCCGATGCCGTGACGCTGAAGCTGGAGGACGGCCTGACCTGGACCATGGGCGGCGAGAGCGGCCGTACGCGGGTGGAAAAGGACCTGATGCCCTGGAAGGTCGCGCGGGGGGCGGCCGGTCGGCTGCCGCCTCAGGGTTTCCCGCGGGACAACAAGTTCTGAAGTCGCGGAATAACGGGTAAACTAAGACTTCGCCTGGCGGATTTACGCAGCCGGACAGAGCAACCGAAAGTGTGCCCCACGCTCTGACGGCACCAGCAGCAACTCGCCTCGATAAGCATCCAGCAGAGATCGCGCGATGGCGAGGCCGAGCCCGGTGCCGCCTTGCTCGCGCTTGCTGGTGAAGAATGGATCGAAGATCCGCGTGACATCGCCGGCCGGCACTCCCCGCCCATCGTCGACCAGATCGATCCGGACCATTTCACCCTCGACAGCAACCGCAATGTCGAGCCGGGTCGCCCCGGCCTGCCGCGCATTCTCTGCAAGGGTCGAAAGCACCGCTTCCAAGGCGCCTGCATCGATCGCAACCATGAGCGGCGTTTCGGCGGGATAATGCAGCACGGGGAAAGTCTCGCCCGAGAACGCGTCCGTCACCGAGGCCAGCACCTTGCCGGCGTCAGCGGTAGCGTCCGCTTCACCGACGAGCACGTCCGCCCGCGCCAGTTCCATGAGCCGGCGTACCAGGCGCGACAAGCGCTCGGCATCCACCGCCATGTTGGCGAGGAAGCGCCCGCGGTCCGCTGGCGCCATCGTCTCGCCGTGGTCCTGCAGCAACTCGATCGCACCCGCCATGGCGGCCAGCGGCGTCTTGAACTCGTGGCTGACCGAGGCGGCGAAGTCGCGCAAGTAGCGCGAACGCTTGCCGATGCTGTCGGCCATCTGCTCGAAGTCCTCGAACAGCGCCTGGATCTCGACCACGCGAAGCGAGGGTTGCTGTACCACCAGGCGCCGGCCGGACGAGAGCGCGCGCGTCGCCTCGCTCAACCGCTCGATCGGGCGCACGATGGCGCGGCTGAGCACTGCGGTGAGCACCACCAGCATCACGAAGATGATCACGACGCCGACCGCGATCTTGCCGCGGTCCTCGTAGATGCCGCGGAACAGCGCGCGGGGCGAGCGTGACACCAGCAGCAGGCCGACGACGTTTCCGTCGACGCTGATCGGTCTGGCATGATGCAACCGGATGTTTGCGGCGCGGCTCAGCCATTCAAACAGATGCCCGCTCGCGTAACCGCTGTTCTCCCGGAGCACCGTCACCGCGCGTCCGGCTTGTGCTGCCTGAACCTCCGGCAGGCGTGCGAGACTGCGGCCGGCATCCGGACCGTTGAGCACCACGCCGTGCTGGTCCAGCATCAGGATGGAGGCGAGCGTCGCAGCCTTGGTCTCCCGAAAGGCGGACATCATCTGCCGCGCCAGCACCAGCGCCGCATGATCCGGCGACTGGCGGGTGACGAGGGCCGCCGGCCGCGGCGGCAGGATCGGCGAGGATCGCAAGTCGACCTCCGTCACTGGGTCGTAGTAGCGATCTGGCGGCGGCGGAGCGGGACGATCGGGTATGCCGCGCGCGACGATCGCGGCACTGGCGGCGAGGGCGGCGCCTTGGGCCAGCAGTTCGGCCTCGGTGCGCCGCACCAGCGCATTCTCGTAGACGCGCAGACAGATCGCACCGAAGCCCGGCAGTGCTGCCACGAACAACAGCGTGCCCAGCAGGATCGTGCGCAGCCGCAGGATCGGCCAGTGCCGCGCCACCCGGGCCTTGGCGGCAGCGATCGTCAAGCGGCAGGTGCTCCGGAGCAGGCGCCCAGGCGATAGCCGATGCCGGCGCGCGTCTCGATCACGTCGCTGCCGCCGACTTCCGCGAACTTGCGCCGCAAGTTGCGCACGTGGCTGTCGACCGTGCGGTCGGTCAGCGCGAAGCCGGGGCCGCGGAACCGGTCGATGATGTTGTCGCGCGAGAAGATGCGCGATGGCATCGCCAACAGGGTGCGCAGGATGGTGAACTCGGTAACGGTGAGCGCCACCTCCTGTTCGCCCCAGCGCACTGTCCAGCTCTCCGGATCGAGCGTGACGCGGCCGTGGCGCAGGACCGCAATGGCCTCAGACTCGGGCGGCCGACTGGCGGTGCGACGCAGGATCGCCATCGAACGCGCGACGACCTCGCGAGGAGAGAAGGGCTTCACCACGT contains:
- a CDS encoding HAMP domain-containing sensor histidine kinase, yielding MTIAAAKARVARHWPILRLRTILLGTLLFVAALPGFGAICLRVYENALVRRTEAELLAQGAALAASAAIVARGIPDRPAPPPPDRYYDPVTEVDLRSSPILPPRPAALVTRQSPDHAALVLARQMMSAFRETKAATLASILMLDQHGVVLNGPDAGRSLARLPEVQAAQAGRAVTVLRENSGYASGHLFEWLSRAANIRLHHARPISVDGNVVGLLLVSRSPRALFRGIYEDRGKIAVGVVIIFVMLVVLTAVLSRAIVRPIERLSEATRALSSGRRLVVQQPSLRVVEIQALFEDFEQMADSIGKRSRYLRDFAASVSHEFKTPLAAMAGAIELLQDHGETMAPADRGRFLANMAVDAERLSRLVRRLMELARADVLVGEADATADAGKVLASVTDAFSGETFPVLHYPAETPLMVAIDAGALEAVLSTLAENARQAGATRLDIAVAVEGEMVRIDLVDDGRGVPAGDVTRIFDPFFTSKREQGGTGLGLAIARSLLDAYRGELLLVPSERGAHFRLLCPAA
- a CDS encoding response regulator transcription factor codes for the protein MPSTILVVDDDPHIRQLLVFAFGKAGLDTIEAADGEEALAQVERHAPNLVVLDINMPRMDGLEVCRRLRAASQVPIFFLSSRDDEIDRVLGIELGGDDYVVKPFSPREVVARSMAILRRTASRPPESEAIAVLRHGRVTLDPESWTVRWGEQEVALTVTEFTILRTLLAMPSRIFSRDNIIDRFRGPGFALTDRTVDSHVRNLRRKFAEVGGSDVIETRAGIGYRLGACSGAPAA